A single genomic interval of Flavihumibacter rivuli harbors:
- a CDS encoding aromatic ring-hydroxylating oxygenase subunit alpha yields the protein MSLFSIDPNIARAKTLATDFYTDPKYYELAKEKIFAPSWQFIGDTDKVKQPGDCYPFTLLEGYLDEPLLLTRDKSDTIHCLSNVCTHRGNLMVYEPCTSNHLRCKYHGRMFQLDGKFMSMPEFKEVENFPTEADNLKRLPLFQWGKLLFTTLGSSVPAEAYFHEMINRVGWLPMDKLEFRPDLSKDYIVKANWALYCENYLEGFHIPFVHAGLNAVLDFGEYTTEVFRFCNLQLGIGKKGDSCFDLPKDSPDYGKHVAAYYFWAFPNMMFNFYPWGLSLNLVQPIGVSECKVSFLAYVYDESKLDEGAGSGLDTVEMEDEEVVQYVQKGVRSRFYTHGRYSVKHEKGTHHFHSLIAEMM from the coding sequence ATGTCATTATTTTCCATTGACCCTAATATAGCCAGGGCCAAAACCCTTGCAACCGACTTCTATACCGACCCGAAATATTATGAACTGGCTAAGGAAAAGATCTTCGCCCCTTCCTGGCAATTCATTGGCGATACCGATAAGGTGAAGCAACCAGGTGACTGCTATCCTTTTACCTTACTGGAGGGTTACCTGGATGAACCCTTGTTGCTTACCCGTGATAAATCAGATACCATCCACTGCCTGTCGAATGTATGTACCCATCGGGGCAACCTGATGGTATATGAACCCTGTACCTCCAATCACCTCCGTTGTAAATACCATGGACGCATGTTCCAGCTGGACGGAAAATTCATGTCCATGCCCGAGTTCAAGGAAGTAGAGAACTTCCCCACCGAAGCAGATAACCTCAAAAGATTGCCGCTCTTCCAATGGGGGAAGCTCTTGTTCACTACCCTGGGATCTTCTGTGCCGGCTGAAGCATATTTCCATGAAATGATCAACCGGGTAGGTTGGTTGCCGATGGATAAGCTGGAGTTTCGCCCCGACCTCTCTAAAGACTATATTGTAAAAGCCAATTGGGCCCTCTATTGCGAGAACTACCTGGAAGGTTTCCATATTCCCTTCGTGCATGCCGGCCTCAATGCCGTGCTTGATTTTGGGGAATACACCACGGAAGTTTTCAGATTCTGTAACCTGCAGTTGGGTATCGGCAAGAAAGGGGATTCCTGTTTCGACCTTCCCAAAGATTCACCCGATTATGGCAAACATGTGGCTGCTTATTATTTCTGGGCCTTCCCCAACATGATGTTCAATTTCTACCCATGGGGATTGTCCTTGAACCTGGTGCAACCGATTGGTGTCAGTGAATGCAAAGTGTCCTTCCTGGCCTATGTGTATGATGAAAGCAAACTGGATGAAGGGGCCGGAAGCGGATTGGATACTGTTGAGATGGAAGATGAAGAGGTAGTGCAGTATGTGCAAAAAGGCGTTCGTTCCAGGTTCTATACCCATGGGCGTTATTCCGTGAAACACGAAAAAGGAACCCACCATTTCCATTCACTGATCGCTGAAATGATGTAG